The Gemmatimonas phototrophica region CTAACGCCCCACGTTCTGCCGCGGGGCAGGATAACAATGCGGCAGGCGAACGGAGTGAGCCAGCCGCCCTCCTTTGTTTAGCCCCGTCGGCAGCAGCGCCTCGTTAGGCACCAGATCCGTGCGTGATGATTCACTTTGCACTGAGCAGCTCCACCAGAGAGCCACCGTCGGGGAAGCGCACATCGTGTATCCGCCAGCCGTGTGGAGTGACGACCACTTGGTAGGTGAGTCGGACGACCTCTCCGTCCGGCGGCGGATACGACCGGCCGAACGTCACGATGATCTCGGTTGAGTCCGACCCTACCGCGATGCTCAGGCGCTTGGCCTCTGGATCATTCGAGTGCCAGATCGGCGAGCCACTGAGATTGCACACCTCCTTGGTGCGCTCTCTACACCGTCGATCCTGCTCCAGGAGGTCGGCAAGGCGGTCATCGAAGTACCGGGTCAGTACGTCCCGAGGCTCCTCGAGCAGCTTCCGCCGCGCCCGGCCGTCCGCGAAGACGACTTCCCACGCGTAGTCGTGATACAGCTGCGCTACAACCGTTGAGGGGGGCGATGCCGCGGTGCGCGTTGCCCCTGCCGGCGCGCAGTTGACGCCAAGCAAGCACAAGGTGACGAGAGCCAACGTCCGGCGCATTTACCCTCGAGTGTATGTGTGCCTAACGCTGGCATTCTGTTGCAGGGCCCTCCAATAGATTGCAGGCGGCGGCCGGAGGGAGCAAGCCTGTAGTCCTTGAAGGCCCTGGCAACAGCAATGCTATGTTATACCGCTGCCACATGATGCTGCGGACGCTTCACTGCGCCAATATTGACGAGTGAGCCGCCCCGGCTCGTCTTGCCCTCTTTGTGATTGCTTGATGCCTGATCCCCGCACGACCAATCCGCACGCGCAGGCAACCGGCACCGTCTACACGGTCCTCGCTGCCACGGGTTTCGCCGCCGTCAGTATTCTGACCGCGAAAGCGTTGGCTACAGGGCTTACGCTCGCGACGATTCTCGCGTGGCGATACCTCCTGTCCGCGCTCCTCCTGTCGCTTTGGGTCCTCGCCCACACTTACGTGCCCATCCCACGCCGAACGATCCTCGGCTTTGTCGTGGTCGGGGGATTCGGGCAGGCCCTGGTCGTGTACCTCGCGCTCTCGGCGCTTCGCTTCATCCCGGCCGCGACGCTCGCCTTCTTGTTCTACACGTATCCCCTGTGGGTGACAATAGGCCAAGTGCTGCGCGGGGCGGAGCGCGTCGACCGTCGACAACTTGCGGCCCTCACTCTCTCGCTCGCGGGCATCGTCACCATGGTCGGGGGCATCGGGGTGGACGGCACCGATTGGCGGGGCGTTGCGCTCGCCCTCGGGGCGGCCCTCCTCTATGGCGCGTACATCCCGATCTTGCGCACGCTCCAGGCCGATCATCCCGTCGCGCCGTCGTCCGCGCTGGCAAAGCTGGGCGCGGCGACCGCCTTTCTGGTGGGCAGCATCGTGAGCCACTCGTTTTCGTGGCGACTGTCGGGCGAGGCGTGGCTGACGATTTCGGCGCTCGCGGTCGGGAGTACCGTCCTCCCCAGCGTGTTCTTCGTCTTGGGCCTGGTGCGACTCGGTGCGACGCGGACCGCGATCGTGTCCACCGTCGAACCGTTTCTCACCGCACTCCTCGCCGCGATCTTGCTCGCGCAGCCACTCACGGGCCGCACCCTGCTCGGCGGCGCGCTCATCGCGACGGCGATGCTGCTCCTCCAACTCCGTGGCACAGCAGAGGCGTAAGCAGCACGACGCGTAGGGCTCGCGACGCGCACGGAGCGTACGGGCCGTGCCGGACCAGCAAGGCTCAGGGTACGCCATCGCTCGTTAGCGGTATAACGCATGAGTTAAGCTGCGGGCGAATCAATTCGGCGAGCGAAGCGAGCAGTCCATGAATCGCCCGTCAGCTTCAACGTTCGTTAGGCGACGGGGCGCGGCGCCAAACGAGTACGGGGCCAACGGACGTGGGTCGTCCGTTCGCATCTGTAATGACTCGCAACTCAACCTCGTTGGGAGAGATGAACCGGTAGCCGCGGACCAGCTTTCGGCCGACCCAGTCGGGGGACATCGCTCCCTGCACGGTGTGCGTGACCGTGTGTGCCAGAGTGTCGAGCACATAAGTGCCGTAATATGTCGTCAGGCCCGCAAATTGAGTGCGCGCTGCATCTGCGCTTACTGAGTCCCACCGAACGCCGACTGACGGACGGCGTGTGTCATAAAGCTGGGCGGACATGAAGCCGGCTTCCGTGTAAATGATGAGCCCAGCAGGCTTGTCATCCCACCACGGATGCGCGCCACCACTGGAATCGGGCAGCCGGTAGCTGGTCAGCTGCCACTCACCTATCAGTGGCGATTGGAACGGAGCCCGCTCTTTCGCGCAGCCTGCCGCTAGTACCGAACCAATCACAACAGTCTTGAATGCGCGGCGCATGGCAGCTGACTTTGAGAGGGTATACGTGCGTTGCCTAACGAGTATTAGCCTGCAGCCGATCACTGCAGCCAGCGCGTTATACAGCGGATTTCTGCAGTCTAGTCCACAGCACTTCGCGTCGATGGCATAGTCGGATGTCATTGCCAAGGCGTTGCTTACGCCGCACAAACGCAATTGGGTGCCCCGATTTAGACTGCAGAGAATGCAGTCTAACGTTCCGCCGCGCCGAGGATCGCGCAAGCCCATATGACAATCGAGGCAACCAGGGCGTCTCCGCCCGGTTGCCTCGATGGTCTTGCATGCCTCGGTTGCCTCGGCTGCCTTCGTGCGATCGGTTCCCAACCGCTACGACCGCATCACGACCTACCGGTGCATCAAATACTCCAGCACGTCAAAGCGCGTCACGATCCCCTGCACCACGCCATCCTTGCGCATCAGCACCGCGCGGTTCGACTTCGACAACAGCTTCGCCACACTCTCCACCGGCTGATCGCTCTCCACCGTGGGGAATGGCTGGTCCATCACATCGCCCACGCTCTTGTCGAGCGTCTTGGGGTCCGCGAGTGACTGCGAGGTGAGCTGGCTCTCCGCCACGCTCCCCACACACACCGCGCCGTCCATCACCGGCACCTGACTCACGTTGTGCAGCGCCATCAAACGAATGGCCTGCCGCACCGTCGCCCCCGTCGTCACACTCACAATGGCCGGCGCGCTGGCATCCTTGTTCCCCAGCACACTCTCAATGCTCGTGTGCGGCGAATCGAGCAGCTGATTCTCGCGCATCCACTCGTCGTTGAACACCTTGCTCAGATACCGCTCGCCGGTGTCGCACAGGAATGTCACCACTAGCGCCTCAGGATCATCGAGCCGACGCGCCACCGTGAGCGCCGCGTGCGCAATCATCCCCGCGCTGCCGCCCACAAAAATGCCTTCTTCGCGCGTCAGCCGGCGCGCCATCGTGAACGCATCCTTGTCGCTCACCGAGATGAACTCGTCCACCATGGCCATATCGAGCGTGGCCGGCACACAGTCCTGCCCCACCCCTTCCACCTTGTACGGCGCGCCCGTGGGATGGCCTTCCCCCTTGGTCCGCCACAACTCGGCCAGCACGCTCCCCTGCGGGTCGGCGGCGATGATCTTGATCTTGGGGTTCCTGCTCTTGAGGTAGCGCGCTACACCGGTAATGGTGCCACCCGTGCCCGCGCCAGCCACGAAGTGCGTAATGCGCCCCTCCGTCTGCTCCCATAGCTCGGGACCCGTGGTAGCCACATGCGCCGCCGGGTTGGCCGGGTTTTCAAACTGCCCCGCCAGCACCGCGCCCGGCGTTTCGCGCACAATACGCTTCGCCATCTGCACGTAATTCTGCGGATGATCGGGGGGCACGGCGGTGGGCGTAATGATCACTTCGGCCCCGAACGCCTTGAGCAGGCGCACCTTCTCCTGGCTCATCTTGTCGGGCATCGTGAAAATGCAGCGGTACCCCTTGAGCGCGGCGGCAATGGCCAGCCCCACTCCGGTATTGCCGCTGGTGGCTTCCACGATCACGCCGCCCGGCTTGAGCGTGCCCGCCGCCTCGTGGGCCTCAATCATGGGCATGCCAATCCGGTCCTTCACGCTGCCACCCGGATTGAAGAAATCCGCCTTGCCATACAGCGGCGTACGGATTCCACGGGCTACCCGCGACAACCTGATGAGCGGCGTCCAGCCAATCGTGTCGAGGACGCTGTCATAGGGGCGGCGGTGCCGCACGTGTTCCTGCTGAGAAATATCGACGGAGGCCGTCACGTCACTGGGGAGAGAGGTGGGCATAACCGGCGCTGGACCAGCGCCGCTACAACGTATCGCCCGCGGGCATCCGGCCGTCCGGATGCCGAAAATGCACGGGATACAACAGCGAGACGGGAATGGGGGTCCCGGCACGACGCGCCGGGCGGAACCGCAGCTGCGCTGCCCCCGCCACCGCCGCCGAGTCGAGGGCGGTGTGACCCGAAGGCTGCACCACCCGTGTACTGTCAGACACCACACGACCGTCCGCGTCCAGAAACAGCCGCAGCGTCACATTGCCCTCGATCCGCTGCAGATACAACGACACGGGATACCGGAAGGGCACATCCTCGTTCAGCATCTGAGGGCGCTCATCCGGCATGGCTGAGCTGGCACCAAACCACCCACCACCTGGACGGGCGATTCGCGCGCGCTCGGAACAGCCAAGCACCGTGAGGGGAATCAACAGGGCAGGCATCAGAGATGGCAATCGGTGAACGATCCTGCCCGCTCGCATGCCGCAATGTACACCGGCACCCTTCGCATCGCTCCGCACCACCGCCTCCCCTCGCACTTGTCCGCGCAGCCTCCATCTTTCGCCTCCAGCTGCGTTTTCTGCCCGCTCCTTTTTCGCGTCACCCAATGCGCCCGCTGCCTTCCGTAGTCTCCCGCGTCTCACGTCACACCGCCCTGAGCAGTCTTCTGCTCGGCGCGTTGGCCTTTGGCGCCTGCAAGTCCAGCGACGGCAGCACCGGCCCTGGCCCTACGCCCACATTGGTTCGGGCCCAAACGGGTGATCTCCAGACCGGGGTAGCCGGGGCGGCGCTCCCAACCACGCTCAGCGTGCTGGTCACCGACAAGGACAGCAAACCGGTGTCCGGACGACGGGTAGACTGGGATGTGGGCGTAGGATCGGGCACCGTCTCCCCCGCCAGCAGCACCACCGACTCGCGTGGTGTGGCCACCACCACCTGGACGGTAGGCACCACGGCCGGGGTGGCCCGGGTAAGCGCTCAGGTGAACGGGGTGAACCCGGCCAGCTTCACCGCCACCGTCTTGCCCGGCCCGGTCGCCGCCATCATTACCACCCCCGAAGCGGCCTTTCTGGGCGTGGGCGATACGCTCCGCCTGCGCGCGTCGCTGCGTGACCAATTCGGCAACGACATCGTGGGGCAGGCCATTACCTACGCGTCGCTGGATGTCGCCGCCACCGTAAACAGCGGCGGGCTCATTACCGCCGTGGCGCAGGGCAACGCCCGCATTGTCACCAGTGCCTCTGGCCGCGCCGACACGGTGCCGGTGAGCATCGGCCCCGCCGGATCGGCCCCCTGTGGCCCCACCACGCCTCGCACACTCGCCCTGGGCGAAGTGATCAATCCGGTGGCCGGCACCAGCAGCCTCACCGCCTGTCTCGCCTCGCCAGTGGGCGTACTCAGCTCCGAATACGCGCTCACGCTCATCTCCACCGCCACCTCGTTCGGCACCACCACCATTGCCGACGTGCTGGGCATTGGCACCAACGGCCCGCTGTCGGCCGCGCTCGTCAGTCCGCTCCCCGGCTCGGCCACCGTGCCACTCGCCAGTGGCGTCACCTTCAGTAATGTCCTGTCGCCAACCGAACAGTTCGAGCAGACGCGACGGGCCATCGAACGCCGCGAGCTGGAACCCCTCGTTGCCGATGCCCGTGACTGGCTGCCGGTCACCCGGCAGCGCGCCGCCCTCACCGCCGTCAGCGTGGGCGACGAAATCAAGCTCAACGCCAACGCCAATCTCGCCTGCAGCAGTGCCGACACGCGCACGGGTCGTGTTGCCGCCGTGGGCACCCGCGCGCTCGTGGTAGCCGACAAGGAAAATCCCTCCGGCGGCTACACCGACGCCGAGTTTGCGAGCATTGCCGCCACGTTCGATACGCTGGTGTTCCCCATGGACACCGCAGCCTTTGGGGCACCGTCCAACATCTCGCAGTACGGCAAGATCATTCTGTTCTACACGCGTGCCGTGAACGCCCTCACGCCGCAGGGCGCCGGCTTCACCATTGGCGGGTTCTTCTTCGCACGCGACCTGTATCCCAAGACGGCACGCAACGGTCTCCCCGCCTGCGCAGCGTCCAACGAGCAGGAGATGTTCTATCTGCTCGTCCCCGACCCGGACGGCGCCGTGAACGGCAACCGGCGCGCCAAGGATGCGGTGACGCGACTCAACCTCACCACCATCGCGCACGAACTCCAGCACCTCATCAACGCATCGCGCCGCATTTATGTGAACAGCGCCCCCAACAGCACCGAGCAGGTGTGGCTGGACGAAGGGCTGTCACATGTGGCCGAAGAGCTGCTCTACTTCCGCGTGAGCAACTACAACTCGCGCCAAAATCTGGTGCTCACCGACGTCAACGGCACGCGGGCCGAGCAGTTCAGCAACTTCGCGTCGCAAAACTTCTCGCGCTTCTACAACTTCCTCATTGCGCCGGAAACCAACTCACCGTACGCGCCCAACGATTCACTCGGTACGCGCGGCGCCATCTGGAACTTCCTCCGCTTCGCGGCCGCCCGGCAAGGCGCCAGCAACGAAGCGTCGTTCCTGCGACAGCTGGTGAACTCCACCAGCACCGGCGTGAACAATCTGCAGCAGGTGCTCTCAGGCGGTGCCTTCGCCGATTATCTGCGCGACTGGACGATCTCCCTCATTGCCGACGACTACTCGGCAGCCACGCGCGACGGACTGGGCACACAGTACACCAACCCGGCCTGGAGCTTCCGCAGCATTTACCCCGGCCTGCGAATTGGCACCAGCCAGCCACTGGGTGTCTATCCCATTGCCACGCGCTCGCTGCTCAGCAACAACCCGCAACGCATCTCCCTCGCCGGCGGCACCAGCAGCTACATCCGCTTCAGCGTTCCCGCCGGCCAGCGTGCACTCATTTCACTCTCCAGCAACGGCGCGTTGCCACCCGGCACGTTGCGCTACGGCATTGTGCGGTTGCGCTGAACGCTCTTCACCTCCACAGCTCCCCACCTCCCTCGTTCTGGTACGTGCCAGATGGGAGGTGGTGGTGAGGTGAAGAGGTGGAGAGAACTGCCACTAGCGCGCCTTGAGACGG contains the following coding sequences:
- a CDS encoding lipocalin-like domain-containing protein: MGLRDPRRGGTLDCILCSLNRGTQLRLCGVSNALAMTSDYAIDAKCCGLDCRNPLYNALAAVIGCRLILVRQRTYTLSKSAAMRRAFKTVVIGSVLAAGCAKERAPFQSPLIGEWQLTSYRLPDSSGGAHPWWDDKPAGLIIYTEAGFMSAQLYDTRRPSVGVRWDSVSADAARTQFAGLTTYYGTYVLDTLAHTVTHTVQGAMSPDWVGRKLVRGYRFISPNEVELRVITDANGRPTSVGPVLVWRRAPSPNER
- a CDS encoding DMT family transporter: MPDPRTTNPHAQATGTVYTVLAATGFAAVSILTAKALATGLTLATILAWRYLLSALLLSLWVLAHTYVPIPRRTILGFVVVGGFGQALVVYLALSALRFIPAATLAFLFYTYPLWVTIGQVLRGAERVDRRQLAALTLSLAGIVTMVGGIGVDGTDWRGVALALGAALLYGAYIPILRTLQADHPVAPSSALAKLGAATAFLVGSIVSHSFSWRLSGEAWLTISALAVGSTVLPSVFFVLGLVRLGATRTAIVSTVEPFLTALLAAILLAQPLTGRTLLGGALIATAMLLLQLRGTAEA
- a CDS encoding Ig-like domain-containing protein, with translation MRPLPSVVSRVSRHTALSSLLLGALAFGACKSSDGSTGPGPTPTLVRAQTGDLQTGVAGAALPTTLSVLVTDKDSKPVSGRRVDWDVGVGSGTVSPASSTTDSRGVATTTWTVGTTAGVARVSAQVNGVNPASFTATVLPGPVAAIITTPEAAFLGVGDTLRLRASLRDQFGNDIVGQAITYASLDVAATVNSGGLITAVAQGNARIVTSASGRADTVPVSIGPAGSAPCGPTTPRTLALGEVINPVAGTSSLTACLASPVGVLSSEYALTLISTATSFGTTTIADVLGIGTNGPLSAALVSPLPGSATVPLASGVTFSNVLSPTEQFEQTRRAIERRELEPLVADARDWLPVTRQRAALTAVSVGDEIKLNANANLACSSADTRTGRVAAVGTRALVVADKENPSGGYTDAEFASIAATFDTLVFPMDTAAFGAPSNISQYGKIILFYTRAVNALTPQGAGFTIGGFFFARDLYPKTARNGLPACAASNEQEMFYLLVPDPDGAVNGNRRAKDAVTRLNLTTIAHELQHLINASRRIYVNSAPNSTEQVWLDEGLSHVAEELLYFRVSNYNSRQNLVLTDVNGTRAEQFSNFASQNFSRFYNFLIAPETNSPYAPNDSLGTRGAIWNFLRFAAARQGASNEASFLRQLVNSTSTGVNNLQQVLSGGAFADYLRDWTISLIADDYSAATRDGLGTQYTNPAWSFRSIYPGLRIGTSQPLGVYPIATRSLLSNNPQRISLAGGTSSYIRFSVPAGQRALISLSSNGALPPGTLRYGIVRLR
- a CDS encoding energy transducer TonB is translated as MPALLIPLTVLGCSERARIARPGGGWFGASSAMPDERPQMLNEDVPFRYPVSLYLQRIEGNVTLRLFLDADGRVVSDSTRVVQPSGHTALDSAAVAGAAQLRFRPARRAGTPIPVSLLYPVHFRHPDGRMPAGDTL
- a CDS encoding pyridoxal-phosphate dependent enzyme; this translates as MPTSLPSDVTASVDISQQEHVRHRRPYDSVLDTIGWTPLIRLSRVARGIRTPLYGKADFFNPGGSVKDRIGMPMIEAHEAAGTLKPGGVIVEATSGNTGVGLAIAAALKGYRCIFTMPDKMSQEKVRLLKAFGAEVIITPTAVPPDHPQNYVQMAKRIVRETPGAVLAGQFENPANPAAHVATTGPELWEQTEGRITHFVAGAGTGGTITGVARYLKSRNPKIKIIAADPQGSVLAELWRTKGEGHPTGAPYKVEGVGQDCVPATLDMAMVDEFISVSDKDAFTMARRLTREEGIFVGGSAGMIAHAALTVARRLDDPEALVVTFLCDTGERYLSKVFNDEWMRENQLLDSPHTSIESVLGNKDASAPAIVSVTTGATVRQAIRLMALHNVSQVPVMDGAVCVGSVAESQLTSQSLADPKTLDKSVGDVMDQPFPTVESDQPVESVAKLLSKSNRAVLMRKDGVVQGIVTRFDVLEYLMHR